Proteins from one Lagopus muta isolate bLagMut1 chromosome W, bLagMut1 primary, whole genome shotgun sequence genomic window:
- the LOC125686430 gene encoding uncharacterized protein K02A2.6-like encodes MFKGKVPSTHHATDATWSKWIALITQRARMGNLSRPGILEVIMDWPEGKKFGTPPGEEVARAKEAPPYNELPQNEKKYALFTDGLCRIVGNHCRWKSAVWSPTRQVAEATEGKRESSQFAEVKAVQLALDVAERERWPMLYLYTDSWMVANALWGWLQQWEQNNWQRRGKPIWAAELWKDIAARTKTIVVKLRHVDAHVPKSRATEEQQNNHQVDRAARIEVDQIDLDWQNKGELFLARWAHETSGHQGRDATYKWARDRGVDLTMDAIAQVIHNCETCAIIKQAKRMKPLWEEGRWQKYKYGEAWQVDYITLPRSRNGKHYVLTMVEATTGWLETYAVPHATARNTILGLEKQVLWRHGTPERIESDNRTHFKNSLVNTWAKDHGIEWIYHIPYHAPASGKIERYNGLLKTMLKALGGGTFKHWEKHLAEATWLVNTRGSINRDDSNQSISLHTVEGDKVPVVHVKNMLGKAVWVLPASGKGKPLRGTVFAQGPGSTWCVMQKNGDVQ; translated from the coding sequence atgtttaaaggaaaggttccctccacccatcatgctactgatgccacttggagtaagtggattgcactgattacacaacgagcacggatggggaacctcagccgtccaggaatcctagaggtcatcatggactggcctgaaggtaaaaagtttggaacaccaccaggagaagaagtagctcgtgctaaagaggccccaccatacaatgaactaccacagaatgaaaagaaatacgccctgttcacagatggattgtgtcgtattgtgggaaaccattgcagatggaaatctgctgtgtggagccccacacgacaagttgcagaggccactgaagggaaaagggaatcaagccaatttgcagaggtaaaggctgtccaactggccttagatgttgctgagcgggagaggtggccaatgctttatctctacactgactcatggatggtagcaaatgccttatgggggtggttacagcagtgggagcaaaataactggcaaagaaggggtaaacctatttgggctgctgaactgtggaaagacattgctgcccgaacaaagactatagttGTGAAGttgcgccatgtagatgctcatgtgcccaagagtcgggctactgaagaacagcaaaacaaccatcaggtagaccgagctgccagaattgaagTGGATCAAATAGACCTAGattggcagaacaagggtgaattattcctagctcggtgggcccatgagacctcaggtcatcaagggagagatgcaacatacaaatgggctagagatcgaggggtggacttaactatggatgccattgcacaggttattcataactgtgaaacatgtgccatcatcaaacaagccaagaggatgaaacctctctgggaggaagggcgatggcaaaagtacaaatatggggaggcatggcaggttgattatatcaccttgccacgatctcgcaatggtaagcattatgtgcttactatggtggaggcaaccactgggtggcttgaaacatatgcagtaccccatgctaccgcccgaaacaccatactgggtctcgagaaacaagtcctgtggcgacatggcaccccggaaaggattgagtcagataatcggactcatttcaaaaattctcttgtaaatacttgggccaaagatcatggcattgagtggatttaccatattccctatcatgcaccagcctctggtaaaattgaacgatacaatggattgttaaaaacgatgctaaaagcactgggtggcggaacatttaagcactgggagaagcatttggcagaagctacctggttagtcaataccagaggatctatcaatcgtgatgaTTCTAACCAATCCAtttccctacataccgtagagggagataaagtccctgttgtacatgtaaagaacatgttaggaaaggcagtttgggttcttccagcttctggaaagggcaaacctctccgtggtacagtttttgctcagggaccaggatccacttggtgtgtaatgcagaagaatggggatgtccaatga